One stretch of Tribolium castaneum strain GA2 chromosome 5, icTriCast1.1, whole genome shotgun sequence DNA includes these proteins:
- the Chmp1 gene encoding charged multivesicular body protein 1b: MGNEMSSSAMEKHLFNLKFAVKELQRSSKRCEKEEKQEKAKTKQAIQKGNMEVARIHAENAIRQKNQSLNYLKMSARVDAVASKIQSAVMTRKVTNNMAGVVKAMDAAMKSMNLEKISNVMDKFEQQFEDLGVQTDVLENTMSQTTTTLIPQNEVDSLLHEVADEAGLELNLELPTGVEGSTIGTPSEVSQEQDELTQRLARLRQAE, from the exons atgggTAACGAAATGTCATCGTCCGCCATGGAAA AACACTTATTCAACTTGAAATTTGCCGTTAAAGAACTTCAACGGAGTTCAAAACGATgcgaaaaagaagaaaaacaagaaaaagccaaaacaaaacaagcaATTCAAAAGGGCAACATGGAAGTGGCACGAATTCACGCTGAAAACGCTATAAGACAGAAGAACCagtctttaaattatttaaaaatgtctgCACGAGTTGATGCCGTTGCCAGCAAAATACAATCAGCTGTAATGACTAGAAAAGTAACAAATAATATGGCAG GTGTGGTCAAAGCAATGGACGCGGCTATGAAGAGTAtgaatcttgaaaaaatttcgaacGTTATGGATAAATTCGAGCAACAATTTGAAGATCTGGGAGTTCAAACCGATGTCCTTGAAAACACCATGTCACAAACCACCACCACTCTTATTCCACAAAATGAAGTTGATTCACTTTTGCACGAAGTTGCTGATGAGGCTGG CCTGGAGTTGAATTTGGAGCTCCCAACAGGAGTGGAAGGCAGCACAATAGGAACACCAAGCGAAGTTTCGCAGGAACAAGACGAACTCACCCAACGACTTGCACGACTAAGACAAGCCGAATAA
- the fs(2)ltoPP43 gene encoding probable RNA polymerase II nuclear localization protein SLC7A6OS, whose product MAAVIRIKRRLEDEPSDTLILNCKKRKTEADTQDQDAELSTILKFAGTVKNQEDTLSHIKKPTKVELEDQFKKHSTDLSSKLRLQKQEDSKKNRYKVVNCFRSQSANLEETNEPKAEYTIYDIETENHDQISKDSDQNYVYDLYYTTSDDLGELDDYVSMYPYNDVFMYGSVRDNGLKEADSDDDSEDSNAENFWKNDYPDESDMESVTEEDMLQAMKKCDLSDLSSDDGEEGFVYSIDSEGAGFEEDVDDSDVQRYGERYARFKAKHKKNVQTTALDHDLYYGDIDEEEFYY is encoded by the exons ATGGCGGCCGTAATTCGTATAAAGCGGCGGTTAGAAGATGAACCTTCAgatactttaattttaaattgtaaaaaacgtaaaacgGAAGCAGATACACAAGACCAAGATGCTGAACTATCTACGATTCTTAAGTTTGCTGGGACTGTTAAAAATCAA GAAGATACTTTGTCACATATTAAAAAGCCAACCAAAGTTGAGTTGGAGGATCAGTTCAAGAAGCACAGTACAGATCTGAGCTCAAAGTTGCGGTTGCAGAAGCAAGAAGACTCGAAAAAGAATCGTTACAAAGTAGTGAACTGTTTTCGCTCTCAGTCTGCGAATTTGGAGGAAACTAATGAACCAAAAGCTGAATATACCATTTATGATATCGAGACTGAAAATCATGATCAAATATCTAAAGACAGTGACCAAAATTATGTTTACGATTTGTATTACACAACGTCTGATGATCTCGGAGAGTTAGACGATTATGTTAG TATGTACCCGTATAATGACGTGTTTATGTATGGTTCAGTGAGAGATAACGGTTTGAAAGAAGCAGATAGTGATGATGACAGTGAAGACTCAAATGCTGAAAATTTCTGGAAAAATGATTATCCTGATGAGTCTGATATGGAAAGTGTTACAGAAGAAGATATGTTACAAGCAATGAAAAAATGTGATCTGAGTGATCTCTCAAGTGACGATGGGGAGGAAGGTTTTGTTTATAGTATAGACAGCGAAGGTGCAGGATTTGAAGAAGATGTAGATGATTCAGATGTCCAAAGATATGGAGAAAGATATGCTAGATTTAAAGCCAAACATAAGAAAAACGTGCAAACAACTGCCTTAGATCATGATCTGTATTATGGCGATATAGATGAGGAAgagttttattattag